In one window of Longimicrobiaceae bacterium DNA:
- a CDS encoding sigma-54 dependent transcriptional regulator encodes MSSPKILVIDDETAILDTLRILLKREGFEVVTAVGGAQGVEKIADERPDVVLSDVRMPGVGGLEVLLAAKEQDRTLPVILMTAQASLQTAIRAVNEGAFYYIQKPFANDELVAICRRAAESRQLKKENQALKTEIQRRDRGDLSRPVGRSKGFVEVLRTAETVGPSDSTVLISGESGTGKEVLARYIHELSGRAGGAYVSINCGALPENLLESELFGHVRGSFTGAVKDKQGLFVAAKGGSFFLDEVGEMSPATQVKLLRVLQEREVIPVGATEAIPVDVRIIAATNRDLDEEIRRGGFRSDLFYRLNVITLHLPPLRDRGDDVPALADYFLSKFAHQRGKEPLALAPETLEALQRYDWPGNVRELENALERAAVLTSAGEIPVSALPSRITERAPQPLVSASLPPNPTLEIVERAYIHWVLHSENGNKTRAAEVLGIDPSTLYRKLLRYGMEGEAK; translated from the coding sequence GTGAGCAGCCCCAAGATCCTGGTGATCGACGACGAGACGGCCATCCTCGACACCCTGCGCATCCTCCTCAAGCGCGAGGGCTTCGAGGTGGTCACCGCGGTGGGCGGCGCGCAGGGCGTGGAGAAGATCGCCGACGAGCGGCCCGACGTGGTGCTGTCCGACGTGCGGATGCCCGGCGTGGGCGGGCTGGAGGTGCTGCTGGCGGCCAAGGAGCAGGACCGCACGCTGCCCGTGATCCTCATGACGGCGCAGGCGTCGCTCCAGACCGCCATCCGCGCCGTGAACGAGGGGGCCTTCTACTACATCCAGAAGCCGTTCGCCAATGACGAGCTGGTCGCCATCTGCCGGCGCGCGGCCGAGTCGCGGCAGCTCAAGAAGGAGAACCAGGCGCTCAAGACCGAGATCCAGCGGCGCGACCGCGGCGACCTGTCGCGGCCGGTGGGGCGCAGCAAGGGCTTCGTGGAGGTGCTGCGGACGGCGGAGACGGTGGGCCCCAGCGACTCCACCGTGCTCATCTCCGGCGAGTCGGGCACGGGCAAGGAGGTGCTGGCGCGGTACATCCACGAGCTGTCGGGCAGGGCCGGCGGCGCGTACGTGTCCATCAACTGCGGCGCGCTGCCCGAGAACCTGCTGGAGAGCGAGCTGTTCGGGCACGTGCGCGGCTCGTTCACCGGTGCCGTGAAGGACAAGCAGGGGCTGTTCGTGGCGGCCAAGGGCGGCAGCTTCTTCCTGGACGAGGTGGGCGAGATGTCGCCCGCCACGCAAGTCAAGCTGCTGCGCGTGCTCCAGGAGCGCGAGGTGATCCCCGTGGGCGCCACCGAGGCCATCCCGGTCGACGTGCGCATCATCGCCGCCACCAACCGCGACCTGGACGAGGAGATCCGCCGCGGCGGCTTCCGCAGCGACCTCTTCTACCGCCTCAACGTCATCACCCTGCACCTGCCGCCCCTGCGCGACCGGGGCGACGACGTGCCGGCGCTGGCGGACTATTTCCTGAGCAAGTTCGCCCACCAGCGCGGCAAGGAGCCGCTGGCGCTGGCGCCCGAGACGCTCGAGGCGCTGCAGCGCTACGACTGGCCCGGCAACGTGCGCGAGCTGGAGAACGCGCTGGAGCGGGCGGCCGTGCTCACCTCGGCGGGCGAGATCCCCGTCTCGGCGCTCCCCTCGCGCATCACCGAGCGGGCCCCGCAGCCGCTGGTTTCCGCGTCGCTGCCGCCCAACCCCACGCTGGAGATCGTGGAGCGCGCCTACATCCACTGGGTGCTGCACTCCGAGAACGGCAACAAGACGCGGGCGGCCGAGGTGCTGGGCATCGACCCGTCCACGCTGTACCGGAAGCTTCTGCGGTACGGCATGGAGGGGGAGGCGAAGTAG